The following coding sequences lie in one Rhodopirellula bahusiensis genomic window:
- a CDS encoding ABC transporter ATP-binding protein, translating to MSDSNPPIDPIEQDASETRADESAVTVNDRPLVEVENLEVSFDGQTVLKDIDCQIERGQTVAVIGESGCGKTVFMKTIVALVQPTVGRVLFDGQDLSTLTPAELAIVRRRFGFVFQHAALFDSMNIFDNVAFPIRQNEEGTDDAEINDRVRQHIAEVGLPEEVIYKRPAELSGGMQKRVGLARALVLRPELVVYDEPTTGLDPIMSDVINELILHTRRMYPVTSIVVTHDMHTARKVADRVMMFYPRRRLDPDQSQVLFDAPPSQLEHAEDRRVRQFVRGEAGDRIREMTQGMA from the coding sequence GTGAGCGATTCAAACCCACCCATTGATCCAATCGAGCAAGATGCATCGGAAACGCGAGCTGACGAATCAGCCGTTACGGTGAACGATCGGCCGTTGGTGGAAGTCGAAAACCTGGAAGTGTCCTTTGATGGCCAAACGGTCTTGAAGGACATCGATTGCCAAATCGAACGTGGCCAAACCGTTGCCGTGATTGGTGAGAGTGGCTGCGGCAAAACCGTGTTCATGAAGACGATCGTGGCATTGGTTCAACCCACCGTCGGTCGCGTGTTATTCGACGGACAAGATTTGTCGACGCTCACTCCCGCGGAGTTGGCGATCGTTCGTCGGCGATTTGGGTTTGTGTTTCAGCACGCCGCGTTGTTTGACAGCATGAACATTTTCGACAACGTCGCCTTCCCGATTCGACAGAACGAAGAGGGCACTGACGATGCCGAAATCAACGACCGCGTTCGTCAGCACATCGCCGAAGTCGGGTTGCCAGAAGAAGTGATCTACAAGCGTCCCGCTGAACTTTCGGGAGGGATGCAGAAACGTGTCGGGTTGGCTCGCGCGTTGGTCTTGCGTCCTGAGTTGGTCGTCTACGACGAACCAACGACTGGCCTCGATCCGATCATGAGCGACGTGATCAACGAACTGATCTTGCACACTCGGCGGATGTATCCGGTCACCAGCATCGTGGTCACGCACGACATGCACACCGCACGGAAAGTGGCCGACCGAGTGATGATGTTTTATCCGCGACGTCGGCTCGATCCCGACCAATCGCAAGTACTTTTTGACGCTCCACCGAGCCAACTGGAGCACGCCGAAGATCGGCGAGTTCGACAGTTTGTGCGAGGGGAAGCGGGGGATCGCATCCGCGAAATGACTCAGGGGATGGCTTGA
- a CDS encoding PQQ-binding-like beta-propeller repeat protein, translating into MNLTFFNRYGSSASATVSAPQPIHRRATIACIVLAFIGLMLQISTVSAADESDNQHRVLLHGKKGLVVVEPDGSIGWQMDWGGIHDLHLLPNGHILTRQGPATVVEIDPSKKEVVWSYDCGKQGGNEGKRIEIHAFEPLPSGNLMIAESGAQRLIEVNREGEIVHKIALQVEHPNAHTDTRLVRRLDSGNYLVAHEADGKAREYNHDGDVVWEYEVPMFGKQTAGGHGPEAFGNRLFAALRMESGNTLIASGNGHSILEVTPEKEIVWEVHQNDLPGIRLAWVTTLQILENGNYVIGNCHAGPGQPILIEIEPSTKKVVWQLDRFKDFGNNVSNSVVIDDAKLNWLD; encoded by the coding sequence ATGAATCTGACATTCTTCAATCGATATGGCTCATCCGCCTCAGCGACCGTCTCGGCGCCGCAACCCATCCATCGCCGAGCGACCATCGCCTGCATCGTCTTGGCGTTCATCGGATTGATGCTGCAGATCAGCACGGTCTCAGCCGCTGACGAATCGGACAACCAGCACCGCGTGCTTCTGCACGGCAAAAAAGGCTTGGTCGTCGTCGAACCGGATGGATCGATCGGATGGCAGATGGACTGGGGAGGCATCCACGATCTGCATCTTTTGCCCAATGGCCACATTCTGACTCGCCAAGGCCCTGCGACCGTGGTCGAGATCGACCCGAGCAAGAAAGAAGTGGTTTGGAGCTACGATTGCGGCAAACAGGGTGGCAACGAGGGCAAACGAATCGAGATCCACGCGTTCGAACCACTGCCCAGTGGCAATTTGATGATCGCCGAATCAGGTGCCCAAAGACTGATCGAAGTCAATCGCGAAGGTGAGATTGTCCACAAGATCGCCCTGCAGGTGGAACATCCCAACGCCCACACCGACACTCGCTTGGTACGACGGCTCGATTCAGGCAACTACTTGGTCGCTCACGAAGCCGACGGCAAAGCTCGCGAATACAACCACGACGGCGATGTGGTCTGGGAATACGAAGTGCCAATGTTCGGAAAGCAAACCGCCGGCGGCCACGGCCCGGAAGCATTCGGCAACCGCTTGTTCGCCGCATTGCGAATGGAAAGCGGCAACACACTGATTGCATCCGGCAACGGACACAGCATCCTCGAGGTCACGCCTGAAAAGGAAATCGTTTGGGAAGTCCACCAAAACGATTTGCCCGGAATCCGCTTGGCCTGGGTCACGACCTTGCAAATCTTGGAGAACGGCAACTACGTGATCGGGAACTGCCACGCCGGTCCCGGACAACCCATCCTCATCGAAATTGAACCCTCAACCAAAAAAGTTGTCTGGCAACTGGATCGATTCAAAGACTTTGGCAACAACGTTTCCAACTCCGTCGTCATCGATGACGCCAAACTCAACTGGCTCGACTGA
- a CDS encoding polysaccharide deacetylase family protein, with protein MSVLFYHRVADEQPNPWTISNGEFERHVDYCRENFELISLEEVQQRLDSGHSPRPSVTFTFDDGYSENCNFALPLLIRHKIPCTYFVTTENVRDGHPFEHDLRLKCPLPINTIEQLKAAADGGIEIGLHTANHVDFNQVRTVEKLNEEIVEAKDNLEAMINGPVRYLAVPFGLPQQMRPAVIETARKCGLKGICSAYGAYNLIGDDSFHIRRFHGDPQFNRLRNWLTYDDRKNRRRPILPDQDVLDMDPEIADTVRLPECVFS; from the coding sequence ATGTCGGTTCTGTTTTACCACCGGGTTGCGGACGAGCAGCCAAACCCATGGACCATTTCAAACGGTGAGTTTGAGCGGCACGTCGACTACTGCCGAGAAAACTTTGAACTGATCTCGTTGGAGGAAGTTCAACAACGACTCGACTCGGGCCATTCGCCGCGTCCCTCCGTCACGTTCACCTTTGACGATGGATATTCCGAGAACTGCAACTTCGCATTGCCGTTGTTGATTCGTCACAAAATCCCATGCACTTACTTTGTGACCACCGAAAACGTTCGCGATGGTCACCCGTTTGAACACGACCTGCGTCTCAAATGCCCGCTGCCGATCAACACGATTGAACAACTCAAAGCCGCGGCGGATGGCGGTATCGAGATCGGACTGCACACGGCCAACCATGTTGACTTCAACCAAGTCCGCACGGTCGAAAAACTGAACGAAGAAATCGTCGAGGCGAAGGACAACCTCGAAGCGATGATCAACGGCCCGGTTCGCTACCTCGCCGTCCCCTTCGGATTGCCACAACAAATGCGGCCCGCGGTGATCGAAACGGCGCGGAAATGCGGATTGAAAGGAATTTGTAGTGCTTACGGCGCGTACAACTTGATCGGCGACGACTCTTTTCACATTCGCCGCTTTCACGGTGACCCACAATTCAATCGTCTTCGCAATTGGTTGACCTACGACGATCGCAAGAATCGCCGGCGTCCAATTTTGCCAGACCAAGATGTTCTGGACATGGATCCAGAAATCGCCGACACCGTTCGCCTGCCTGAATGCGTCTTTTCATGA
- the feoB gene encoding ferrous iron transporter B, whose translation MSVTPVAPCDSSEDASAQQLCQARVVAMVGNPNVGKTSLFNRLTNLLAKTSNFAGTTVDRRTGTADLNEGQSCTLVDLPGLYSLTASSPEEQIARAFITGESECPPEGVLVVVDATNLQRSLAVAREAIQCGRPTLVAVNMIELARKSGVDVDLEVLSQKLGCPVVGVSARSGEGLDELKTNLRQLLLPRKMIVLSADAEPAELDCGACGACPFADGHRWASTLARESTRTGYVASDEWTDRVDQFTTHRFLGPVIFVAVMVAAFASVFYVAQYPMEWLDASFGIVTETVGGWLPEGDFNSLITDGILAGIGGVVIFLPQICILFFMLAILEDSGYLSRAVVVIDRWMRRVGLPGQAFVPLLAAHACAIPAIMSTKVIENRRDRLAAIMVIPLMTCSARLPVYTMVAALLFPSSPWSAALLFASAYALGMVAAFFVAWILKRSILPGEAAPLILDLPPYRTPSLSNAIRHAYERGWGFLRDAGVVILVISIGIWVLSTYPKLPEERFAEQIQTAGLNAETLEESDLENRRALAEQEYAVIGRMGKFVQPVFAPLGFDWKTSVGVMTSFAAREVVVSTLSILYGLGPEPEDESSLHDRLMSATDAEGNRVFTPATCVSLLVFFVLAMQCLPTQAVTKKETGSWGWAIFQFGYMTVLAYVAALIAYQAISRFA comes from the coding sequence ATGAGCGTAACACCGGTCGCTCCGTGCGACTCTTCCGAAGATGCCTCCGCCCAACAGCTTTGCCAAGCTCGCGTGGTTGCCATGGTCGGCAACCCCAACGTCGGCAAAACATCTCTCTTCAACCGCCTGACCAACCTGCTCGCGAAGACATCGAACTTCGCTGGCACAACCGTGGACCGACGAACCGGCACGGCGGATTTGAATGAAGGCCAATCTTGCACGCTGGTCGATTTGCCCGGCCTGTATTCGCTGACTGCGTCGTCTCCTGAAGAGCAAATTGCTCGAGCATTCATCACCGGTGAATCCGAATGCCCGCCCGAGGGCGTGCTGGTCGTGGTCGACGCGACCAACCTTCAACGCAGCCTTGCCGTTGCCCGCGAGGCGATCCAGTGCGGACGTCCAACATTGGTCGCGGTCAACATGATCGAACTGGCTCGCAAGAGCGGTGTCGACGTTGACCTGGAAGTGCTGTCTCAGAAACTCGGCTGCCCGGTCGTCGGTGTGTCCGCCCGCTCGGGCGAAGGTCTCGACGAACTCAAAACAAACCTGCGGCAGTTACTGCTACCGCGCAAGATGATTGTGCTGAGCGCCGACGCCGAACCTGCCGAACTGGATTGCGGTGCCTGCGGAGCCTGCCCTTTCGCAGATGGTCATCGCTGGGCATCCACTCTCGCCCGCGAAAGCACTCGAACCGGGTACGTCGCTTCGGACGAATGGACGGACCGAGTCGACCAATTCACAACTCACCGATTCCTCGGCCCGGTGATCTTTGTCGCCGTCATGGTCGCCGCTTTTGCGTCCGTGTTTTATGTCGCCCAGTACCCAATGGAATGGCTCGACGCCAGCTTCGGCATTGTGACCGAAACGGTTGGCGGCTGGCTGCCCGAAGGCGATTTCAACAGCCTGATCACCGATGGCATCTTGGCGGGCATTGGCGGTGTTGTGATCTTCCTGCCGCAGATTTGCATTCTGTTTTTCATGCTGGCCATCCTAGAGGATTCTGGCTATCTCTCTCGCGCTGTCGTCGTGATCGATCGATGGATGCGACGTGTTGGATTGCCCGGCCAAGCGTTTGTGCCGTTGCTCGCCGCGCATGCTTGCGCCATCCCGGCCATCATGTCCACCAAAGTCATCGAGAATCGACGCGACCGCCTGGCCGCCATCATGGTCATTCCGCTGATGACATGCTCGGCTCGATTGCCCGTTTACACGATGGTCGCCGCACTGCTGTTTCCATCGAGCCCTTGGTCGGCGGCCCTGCTTTTCGCGTCAGCCTACGCACTCGGGATGGTTGCCGCATTCTTCGTCGCTTGGATCTTGAAACGATCGATCCTTCCCGGTGAAGCCGCCCCGCTGATCCTGGACTTGCCACCTTACCGGACGCCGTCACTCAGCAACGCGATTCGTCATGCCTACGAACGTGGCTGGGGTTTCCTCCGCGATGCCGGAGTGGTGATCCTCGTGATCAGCATTGGTATCTGGGTGTTGTCGACTTATCCAAAGTTGCCCGAAGAACGCTTTGCCGAGCAGATTCAAACAGCCGGTTTGAACGCAGAAACGCTCGAGGAATCCGATCTCGAAAACCGCCGAGCCCTGGCGGAACAAGAATACGCCGTGATCGGACGAATGGGCAAATTTGTCCAGCCTGTTTTTGCCCCGCTCGGTTTCGACTGGAAGACCAGCGTCGGTGTGATGACCAGCTTTGCTGCTCGCGAAGTGGTCGTTTCGACGCTGAGCATCCTGTACGGATTGGGCCCGGAACCCGAAGACGAATCCTCGCTACACGATCGGCTGATGTCGGCCACTGACGCGGAAGGTAATCGAGTTTTCACGCCCGCCACCTGTGTCAGCTTGCTCGTGTTCTTTGTCTTGGCGATGCAGTGTCTTCCGACGCAAGCCGTCACCAAGAAAGAAACCGGTTCGTGGGGATGGGCAATCTTCCAATTCGGTTACATGACCGTGTTGGCCTACGTTGCGGCGCTGATCGCTTACCAAGCGATCTCACGGTTTGCCTGA
- the rpmI gene encoding 50S ribosomal protein L35 yields the protein MGTKIKTHKGTKKRFRLSAKGKAMHRQSGTSHLAKGLSKKRRRNLRGTTAVAECMEPTIHAALNGNSY from the coding sequence ATGGGAACCAAAATCAAAACTCACAAAGGGACCAAGAAACGGTTCCGTCTGTCTGCCAAAGGCAAGGCAATGCACCGTCAAAGCGGTACTAGCCACTTGGCAAAGGGTTTGAGCAAGAAACGTCGCCGTAATCTGCGTGGAACCACCGCAGTTGCTGAGTGCATGGAACCAACCATTCACGCAGCCCTCAACGGCAACAGCTACTGA
- a CDS encoding MSCRAMM family adhesin, producing MLTTVGGDSGNATAKQKAVQQQWREARRPAVAYGSRVRRCLRGRWFSLVPVQRSAVVGMVATVVGIAMLLIGLHYASVAWPSLAERPSVTAVTRIDAVGSLGRYCTSMLMLGIAGASWLVYQLRRYRNDDFQGHYRLWRLVTWMALLGSVATMVPLIDLLGGITEWGLGKRVALSGSDWVKLLLTVGGAVLLLRTTAEIWKHRVAAAWMFAGWLAALLPVAENWNLLAIDTPLRWTAFTSAMLVAASCWFCATVIYLRTLYMDVRGIQRPATLAFRVRQASAEQWDSMREWSKSEPKPPKKSPEPKAEKPPEPKRPAKKVETKPEEQADSDDKPARKRRFWQRGEASPASDAAKSSSNQSTKNEDDRDEETGEVSASEDSKTETVAKTSKWKFWGGKRKSADSEDESNDVELNESSGRDRDAKASDSEDIGSDDAEPKAKRSWLPKWKRKSKSSADTESEVDDEPVQRNEPAEAKNDDGESEPRKRRFGLKLPSLGRKAKSDASEEASESEEEISGSDFESVAESRSNDRSSSSRDSYDDSQPDYSEMNEEDIDWSGMSKAERRRVRKQLKRGGRAA from the coding sequence ATGCTCACGACCGTCGGTGGCGACTCCGGGAACGCAACGGCCAAACAGAAGGCGGTCCAACAGCAATGGCGAGAAGCTCGCCGGCCCGCTGTCGCCTACGGGTCCCGCGTTCGCAGGTGCTTGCGCGGACGTTGGTTCTCTTTGGTACCGGTGCAGCGGTCCGCTGTTGTCGGAATGGTCGCGACCGTCGTCGGCATCGCGATGTTGCTGATCGGTTTGCACTACGCCTCGGTCGCCTGGCCTTCCTTGGCGGAACGTCCATCGGTCACCGCGGTCACGCGAATTGATGCGGTGGGCAGTCTGGGACGCTACTGCACCAGCATGTTGATGCTGGGAATTGCAGGCGCGTCTTGGTTGGTTTATCAGTTGCGGCGATATCGCAACGATGACTTTCAAGGTCATTATCGCTTGTGGCGACTGGTCACCTGGATGGCGTTGCTCGGCAGCGTTGCCACGATGGTTCCGTTGATCGATTTGCTGGGCGGCATCACGGAATGGGGACTGGGAAAACGGGTCGCTCTTTCCGGCAGTGATTGGGTGAAGTTGCTGTTGACGGTTGGCGGGGCTGTGCTTCTGTTACGAACCACAGCGGAAATCTGGAAACACCGCGTTGCCGCGGCATGGATGTTTGCTGGTTGGTTGGCAGCGTTGTTGCCCGTCGCTGAAAACTGGAATTTGCTCGCGATTGATACACCGCTTCGCTGGACCGCGTTCACCTCGGCGATGTTGGTCGCTGCATCGTGTTGGTTCTGCGCGACGGTGATCTACTTGCGGACGTTGTACATGGACGTTCGTGGAATCCAGCGTCCCGCGACATTGGCGTTCCGAGTGCGACAAGCATCGGCTGAGCAATGGGACAGCATGCGAGAGTGGTCAAAAAGCGAACCGAAGCCTCCCAAGAAGTCTCCTGAGCCGAAGGCGGAGAAACCCCCGGAGCCGAAACGGCCCGCGAAAAAGGTTGAAACGAAGCCTGAAGAGCAAGCTGACTCCGATGACAAGCCGGCTCGTAAACGACGATTCTGGCAGCGCGGCGAGGCCTCACCTGCAAGCGACGCCGCAAAGAGCAGCAGCAACCAATCAACCAAGAACGAAGACGATCGGGACGAGGAGACTGGCGAGGTATCTGCCAGCGAAGACAGCAAAACGGAAACCGTTGCCAAAACTTCCAAGTGGAAGTTCTGGGGCGGCAAACGTAAATCGGCGGACTCCGAGGATGAGTCAAACGATGTGGAACTGAATGAATCGTCCGGACGTGACAGAGATGCAAAAGCCAGCGACTCGGAAGACATTGGTTCCGACGACGCTGAGCCCAAGGCCAAGCGATCTTGGCTGCCGAAATGGAAGCGAAAATCCAAGTCGTCCGCAGACACCGAGTCGGAAGTGGATGATGAACCGGTCCAACGAAATGAGCCCGCCGAAGCGAAGAATGACGACGGAGAATCCGAACCAAGGAAACGACGATTCGGGCTGAAGCTTCCTTCGCTCGGTCGCAAGGCAAAGAGCGATGCATCGGAAGAGGCGTCCGAGTCTGAGGAAGAAATCTCGGGTTCGGATTTTGAGTCGGTCGCTGAATCACGTTCGAATGATCGATCGTCGTCGAGTCGGGATTCATACGATGATTCGCAGCCCGACTACAGCGAGATGAACGAAGAGGACATTGATTGGTCCGGGATGAGCAAAGCGGAACGCCGACGCGTTCGCAAGCAACTCAAACGGGGCGGTCGAGCCGCCTAG
- the rplT gene encoding 50S ribosomal protein L20, producing MRTTKGAARRQSKKRLFKRAKGFRGGRGNLTRTVKETLLRSGAFAFRDRRVRKREFRKLWIIRINAAVKQHGLRYSEFIHGLNKAGIQLDRKSLSEMAIHDAAGFKQVCDKVKETLAA from the coding sequence ATGCGTACGACCAAAGGTGCCGCTCGCCGGCAATCCAAGAAGCGTCTTTTCAAACGAGCCAAAGGTTTCCGCGGTGGCCGCGGGAATCTGACGCGTACCGTCAAAGAAACCCTGCTCCGTTCGGGCGCATTCGCATTCCGCGACCGTCGCGTCCGCAAACGCGAATTCCGCAAGCTGTGGATCATTCGGATCAACGCCGCCGTCAAGCAACACGGGTTGCGCTACAGTGAGTTCATCCATGGCTTGAACAAAGCCGGGATTCAACTCGATCGCAAATCGTTGTCGGAAATGGCGATTCATGACGCCGCCGGCTTCAAGCAGGTTTGCGACAAGGTCAAAGAGACTCTGGCAGCTTAA
- a CDS encoding MlaE family ABC transporter permease, with protein MSEQESTAESVLRIQTAKPENPIDTPMRRWIMQWGTAVVGGVTAVGDLAMFTWQMFVWMFTRMPRRDTVLVNFYQVGVLSLPVVALTGSFIGMVLAVQSYYQFHTIGLETHLGVVINTSLVRELGPVLAATMLAGRVGGAMAAVLGTMRVTEQIDALTTMGADPIHYLVVPRFMACLLLIPALTIVADFMGIVGGYFYSVIILGIDRAAYLHHSREGVVAFDLFNGIFKSIFFGGVIAIISCYRGFNCQPGAEGVGKAATEAFVYSFVMILSIDLFLNIVLDWVYFSFYPEGTSLF; from the coding sequence ATGTCGGAGCAAGAGTCCACCGCCGAATCCGTTCTTCGCATTCAAACCGCGAAGCCGGAGAATCCGATCGATACGCCAATGAGGCGATGGATCATGCAGTGGGGAACCGCTGTGGTCGGTGGTGTCACCGCGGTGGGTGACTTGGCCATGTTCACCTGGCAGATGTTCGTTTGGATGTTCACCCGGATGCCTCGCCGTGACACGGTGTTGGTCAACTTCTATCAAGTCGGCGTGCTGAGTCTTCCGGTTGTGGCACTGACCGGTTCGTTCATCGGCATGGTGTTGGCGGTTCAGAGCTACTACCAATTTCACACGATCGGTTTGGAAACGCACCTCGGTGTCGTGATCAACACGTCGCTGGTTCGCGAACTCGGACCGGTCTTGGCCGCGACGATGTTGGCCGGCCGAGTCGGCGGCGCCATGGCCGCTGTCTTGGGCACGATGCGGGTGACGGAACAAATTGATGCGCTGACCACGATGGGTGCCGACCCCATTCACTACTTGGTCGTGCCACGCTTCATGGCGTGTCTATTGCTGATCCCAGCACTGACCATTGTTGCTGACTTCATGGGCATCGTTGGGGGCTATTTCTACAGCGTGATCATTCTCGGAATTGACCGGGCCGCTTACTTGCACCATTCGCGGGAAGGTGTCGTCGCGTTCGATTTGTTCAATGGAATCTTCAAGAGCATTTTCTTCGGCGGGGTGATCGCAATCATCAGTTGTTACCGCGGTTTCAATTGCCAGCCCGGCGCCGAAGGTGTTGGCAAAGCCGCCACGGAAGCGTTTGTGTATTCGTTCGTGATGATCCTCTCGATCGACCTGTTCCTGAACATCGTTTTGGATTGGGTGTACTTCAGTTTCTACCCGGAAGGCACGAGTCTGTTTTAG
- a CDS encoding MlaD family protein, whose protein sequence is MDDSRLRFGVGVLVIAAIGIAVILTFLFGAFPAILNREYTLNVYFPSADGINVNAPVYRDGVKIGRVDDIQLQEKGGVILTLSMDESVRMTHEYIPQIGIGSLITGDSKLEFRKADRRELSDYFENDSDLIDQLYTDDELFNYGRKLEDPFTLIFGMEDELVSTFRSVRGAGDAIQDIGSDIKGLVRDVRGVIGLSPNAPASAPSVPMGGFPQSMAPAPAWARPIVLASHSSPQGGVSKGVIQQVAMQQPLPNQAGPPQGFTPPQAFGTQLGTPLPGQPGVQTPPTITQLAGDASQAVKEFSFLVRDIRSIIGDPQIQRNVSDTVDRLPGVLDEVKVTLEDARETFETFREVGGQFEQVGIVAEDAVSQTANELQSTLRSVRSTAKSFEGTAENIEAFTEPLGERGGELIEAVLVSLANVDNALVQLDTFGRTLNSSDGTVRRLLEDDELFYQVQRTVQNIEAASARLRPILDDVRVFSDKIARDPRQLGVRGAITNRPNGMGLK, encoded by the coding sequence ATGGATGACAGCAGACTTCGTTTTGGTGTGGGCGTTCTGGTGATTGCAGCGATTGGAATCGCGGTGATCCTCACGTTTTTGTTCGGTGCGTTTCCCGCGATTTTGAATCGTGAGTACACGCTGAATGTCTATTTCCCATCCGCCGATGGAATCAACGTCAACGCGCCGGTGTATCGCGATGGGGTCAAGATTGGTCGCGTCGATGACATCCAATTGCAGGAAAAAGGCGGGGTGATTTTGACGTTGTCGATGGACGAGAGCGTTCGCATGACGCACGAGTACATCCCTCAGATCGGAATCGGTTCGTTGATCACGGGGGATTCCAAGTTGGAATTTCGCAAGGCTGATCGTCGCGAGCTGAGCGACTATTTCGAAAACGACAGCGACTTGATTGACCAGCTCTACACCGACGATGAGTTGTTCAACTACGGCCGCAAATTGGAAGATCCCTTCACGTTGATCTTTGGGATGGAGGATGAACTCGTCTCCACTTTCCGAAGCGTGCGTGGTGCTGGCGATGCGATCCAAGACATCGGCAGCGACATCAAGGGATTGGTTCGTGATGTTCGCGGCGTGATTGGACTGAGTCCAAACGCACCGGCTTCGGCACCCTCGGTTCCAATGGGTGGCTTCCCGCAATCGATGGCGCCCGCACCCGCTTGGGCTCGGCCAATCGTTTTGGCGAGTCATTCGAGCCCGCAGGGTGGTGTGTCGAAGGGTGTGATTCAACAAGTTGCGATGCAGCAACCATTGCCAAATCAAGCAGGACCTCCACAAGGGTTCACGCCGCCGCAGGCTTTCGGAACTCAGTTGGGAACACCTCTGCCCGGTCAGCCCGGAGTGCAGACCCCACCGACGATCACGCAGTTGGCCGGAGATGCTTCGCAGGCGGTCAAGGAGTTCAGCTTCTTGGTGCGTGACATTCGGTCGATCATCGGTGACCCTCAGATTCAGCGAAACGTGAGCGACACGGTCGATCGATTGCCAGGTGTGCTGGACGAGGTGAAAGTCACGCTCGAAGACGCTCGCGAAACGTTTGAGACCTTCCGTGAAGTTGGCGGGCAATTCGAACAAGTTGGAATCGTCGCCGAGGATGCTGTTTCGCAAACCGCGAATGAGTTGCAATCCACGCTTCGCAGCGTTCGCTCGACCGCCAAGAGTTTTGAGGGCACGGCGGAGAACATCGAGGCCTTCACTGAACCGCTGGGTGAACGTGGCGGTGAGTTGATCGAAGCGGTGCTGGTCAGCTTGGCCAATGTCGACAACGCATTGGTGCAGTTGGACACATTTGGTCGGACTCTCAACAGCAGCGACGGAACCGTTCGCCGCTTGCTCGAAGACGACGAACTGTTCTATCAAGTCCAGCGAACCGTCCAGAACATCGAAGCCGCGTCGGCACGATTGCGTCCGATCCTCGATGACGTTCGCGTCTTCTCGGACAAGATCGCTCGCGACCCGAGGCAGTTGGGCGTTCGGGGTGCGATCACCAACCGTCCCAATGGAATGGGTTTGAAGTAA
- a CDS encoding response regulator — MSHKTVSSLDEVHILLVEDNEIDVMAFQRGLKKNEVPNPLTVAENGQEALDILRGEHAEKSVGPHRMIFLDLNMPIMTGVEFLEEIRRDPELSSTVVFVLTTSDHEVDLVAAYKKNVAGYILKSRVGDACRNLHDLMQSYFRIVLIP, encoded by the coding sequence ATGTCGCACAAAACGGTTTCGAGTTTAGACGAGGTCCACATCTTACTTGTGGAAGACAACGAGATCGATGTGATGGCGTTTCAACGTGGACTCAAAAAGAATGAAGTCCCCAATCCGCTGACGGTGGCAGAGAACGGCCAGGAGGCCCTGGATATCTTGCGTGGCGAGCATGCCGAGAAATCGGTCGGCCCTCACCGAATGATCTTTCTCGACCTCAACATGCCGATCATGACCGGAGTGGAGTTTCTCGAGGAAATCCGCCGCGACCCAGAACTCAGTTCAACGGTCGTGTTTGTTCTGACGACTTCCGACCACGAGGTGGACTTGGTCGCGGCGTACAAAAAGAATGTTGCCGGCTATATTTTGAAGTCACGCGTCGGCGATGCGTGCCGCAACCTTCACGATCTGATGCAATCCTATTTTCGGATCGTTTTGATTCCTTGA
- a CDS encoding FeoA family protein: MIAELALDRCGSNSAEIVRLDLPENCASRLKALGLFEGQLVQLSRRGNPLILKAAGSRIAVAGEIAQQIFVRATDG; the protein is encoded by the coding sequence TTGATAGCTGAACTCGCCCTGGATCGCTGTGGATCCAACAGTGCCGAAATCGTTCGATTGGACCTGCCCGAAAACTGCGCCTCGCGTTTGAAAGCGTTGGGTTTGTTTGAAGGTCAATTGGTGCAGTTGTCTCGTCGAGGCAACCCACTGATTTTGAAAGCTGCTGGAAGCCGAATCGCCGTCGCTGGAGAGATCGCCCAACAGATCTTCGTTCGAGCCACCGACGGATGA